In a genomic window of Gossypium arboreum isolate Shixiya-1 chromosome 7, ASM2569848v2, whole genome shotgun sequence:
- the LOC108484722 gene encoding protein STRICTOSIDINE SYNTHASE-LIKE 3: MTPVGILGILFLLLALYCGTDPFKHSAISEFPDFEAYKVDMPPWEMVPTVRDKDNLLQKSEIKFLNQVQGPESIAFDPLGRGPYTGVADGRIVFWDGEKWNDFAHTSSNRSELCNPKPSPLSYLPNEHICGRPLGLRFDKKTGDLYIADAYLGLLKVGPEGGLATSLVTEANGVPLRFTNDLDIDDEGIVYFTDSSSKYQRRNFKQLIFSSENGGRLIKYNPHTKETTILMTNLQFPNGVSLSKDGTFLVCCEGCPGRLLKYWLKGEKAGTWEVFAILPGFPDNIRTNRDGEFWVAINSRRSKYAHILGLHPKVRKFILKLPISTKVQVLLHVGGKLHAQVVKYSPEGKLLRILEDSEGKVVKAVSEVDERDGKLWLGSVLMPFIAVYDLD, from the exons ATGACGCCAGTGGGAATTCTTGGCATTCTGTTTCTGCTGCTGGCACTATACTGTGGGACAGACCCTTTTAAGCACAGTGCAATCTCTGAATTCCCCGACTTTGAGGCTTACAAGGTGGATATGCCTCCATGGGAAATGGTTCCAACGGTTAGGGACAAGGATAATTTGCTTCAGAAATCGGAGATTAAGTTCCTGAACCAGGTTCAAGGCCCTGAGAGCATTGCATTTGACCCTCTTGGCCGTGGTCCTTACACTGGTGTTGCTGATGGTCGCATTGTCTTCTGGGATGGTGAAAAGTGGAATGATTTTGCTCATACTTCCAGCAATAG GTCAGAACTTTGTAATCCAAAGCCATCACCTCTGAGTTACCTACCAAATGAGCATATCTGTGGCAGGCCTTTGGGCCTTCGATTTGATAAGAAAACTGGTGATTTGTACATTGCCGATGCATATTTGGGGTTGCTGAAGGTTGGTCCGGAAGGCGGATTAGCGACATCACTTGTAACAGAGGCAAATGGGGTGCCCCTGAGGTTTACCAATGACCTTGACATTGATGACGAAGGAATCGTATATTTTACTGATAGCAGCAGCAAATACCAAAGAAG GAACTTCAAGCAGCTAATTTTTTCTTCGGAGAATGGTGGGAGGCTTATCAAGTATAACCCACATACAAAGGAAACCACTATCCTTATGACAAATCTCCAATTTCCTAATGGTGTATCCTTAAGCAAAGATGGTACTTTTCTTGTATGTTGTGAAGGATGTCCTGGCAG ATTACTCAAATACTGGTTGAAAGGTGAGAAAGCGGGGACTTGGGAGGTATTCGCCATCTTACCAGGATTTCCCGACAACATCCGCACAAACAGAGATGGCGAATTTTGGGTCGCAATTAACTCTCGAAGGTCCAAGTACGCTCATATATTAGGATTACACCCAAAAGTTAGGAAGTTCATTCTGAAGCTCCCCATCTCAACAAAGGTTCAAGTCCTGCTTCATGTTGGGGGTAAGCTGCATGCACAAGTCGTCAAATACAGCCCGGAGGGAAAGCTTTTACGGATTTTGGAGGATAGTGAAGGCAAGGTCGTGAAAGCGGTTAGTGAAGTCGATGAGAGGGACGGAAAACTTTGGCTAGGGAGTGTTCTAATGCCCTTTATTGCAGTTTATGATTTGGATTGA